The Allocatelliglobosispora scoriae genome contains a region encoding:
- a CDS encoding ABC transporter substrate-binding protein: MSGALSRRAILIAGLGLLSPLPRAARAIAMPLPPLRIGVIADLTGPLAAVGKRQLMGIQYRADAINALGGHGAAHQLELLVRDTASTDAAIPPAASGLLEEGVHALIGPSAPWLGRAITEAGQTSCTPTLLPTSGPAPTQPYAFQSAPSAEQVTKAMMRAAKAATGVTKVGVLATAPLAGPDQQTALTEAASAAGLSVAGVEQFPADATDLAAAVTALLAKTPEALVISAVPPQVAYAVRDARAGGFTGPIIVPPDAVHPDFFPVAGDGAEGVTAPAPWLAAPAAAPDTVPNLATLRRFTEGFAAEHGPADAAAGYAADAISLLYLAYLGHRDRKMARMQLEEMCCVGVTGVYNMMADDHAGLDDGALSPLVAKSGAWTTL, from the coding sequence ATGAGTGGTGCACTGTCTCGGCGCGCGATCCTGATAGCCGGTCTCGGCCTGCTGTCGCCGCTCCCCAGGGCGGCGAGGGCGATCGCGATGCCCCTGCCACCGCTGCGCATCGGCGTCATAGCCGACCTGACCGGCCCGCTCGCCGCCGTCGGCAAACGGCAGCTCATGGGCATCCAGTATCGGGCCGACGCCATCAACGCCCTCGGCGGACACGGCGCCGCGCACCAGCTCGAACTCCTGGTCCGCGACACCGCGAGCACCGACGCGGCGATCCCGCCCGCCGCGTCGGGCCTGCTGGAGGAGGGGGTCCACGCGCTGATCGGGCCGTCGGCGCCCTGGCTCGGCCGAGCGATCACCGAAGCAGGGCAGACATCGTGTACGCCGACCCTCCTCCCCACCTCCGGCCCCGCACCGACCCAGCCCTACGCGTTCCAGTCCGCCCCGAGCGCCGAGCAGGTCACCAAGGCCATGATGCGCGCGGCGAAGGCGGCCACCGGGGTGACGAAGGTCGGCGTCCTCGCCACGGCACCGCTCGCCGGACCGGACCAGCAGACCGCGCTCACCGAGGCGGCGAGTGCGGCGGGCCTGTCCGTGGCGGGTGTCGAGCAGTTCCCCGCCGACGCGACCGACCTCGCCGCCGCGGTCACCGCACTGCTCGCCAAGACACCGGAGGCCCTGGTCATCAGCGCGGTCCCGCCGCAGGTGGCGTACGCCGTCCGCGACGCCCGCGCCGGGGGCTTCACCGGGCCGATCATCGTGCCGCCCGACGCCGTGCACCCCGACTTCTTCCCGGTCGCGGGCGACGGTGCCGAAGGGGTCACCGCACCGGCGCCCTGGCTCGCCGCTCCGGCCGCCGCGCCCGACACGGTGCCCAACCTCGCCACGCTGCGGCGCTTCACCGAGGGGTTCGCCGCCGAGCACGGTCCCGCCGACGCCGCAGCCGGGTACGCCGCCGACGCGATCAGCCTGCTCTACCTCGCCTACCTGGGGCACCGGGATCGGAAGATGGCCCGGATGCAGCTGGAGGAGATGTGCTGCGTGGGGGTGACCGGCGTCTACAACATGATGGCCGACGACCACGCCGGGCTCGACGACGGTGCCCTGTCGCCGCTCGTCGCGAAGTCGGGCGCGTGGACGACCCTGTAG
- a CDS encoding carbohydrate ABC transporter permease: MKNFLYRMDLKGSPYLYIAPFFLVFAAFGLFPLVYTGWVSLHDWELISDDHTWVGFANYTKLFGDTYFWNALWNTLSIWVMSTIPQLLMALVLAHVLNQRLRAPTFWRMTALLPNITSVAAVALIFAQIFGRDYGLVNYLLGVFGLGHIDWQSGTASSQIAISAMIIWRWTGNNALIYLAAMQAVPRDLYAAASLDGASSFQQLTKITIPAIRPTILFTVIISTIGGMQVLAEPLLFGGASPTGGSDRQFQTLSLYLYEVGFSRFDFGYASTAAWAMFGIIVIAALINYLITSRLRRS; encoded by the coding sequence ATGAAGAACTTCCTCTACCGCATGGACTTGAAGGGGTCCCCGTACCTCTACATCGCCCCCTTCTTCCTGGTCTTCGCCGCGTTCGGACTCTTCCCGCTGGTCTACACCGGCTGGGTGTCACTGCACGACTGGGAGCTGATCAGCGACGATCACACCTGGGTCGGATTCGCCAACTACACGAAGCTCTTCGGCGACACCTACTTCTGGAACGCGCTGTGGAACACCCTGTCGATCTGGGTGATGTCGACCATCCCCCAGCTGCTCATGGCCCTGGTCCTGGCGCACGTGCTCAACCAGCGGCTACGCGCTCCCACGTTCTGGCGGATGACCGCCCTGCTGCCGAACATCACCTCGGTGGCCGCGGTGGCGCTGATCTTCGCGCAGATCTTCGGCCGGGACTACGGCCTCGTCAACTACCTGCTCGGCGTCTTCGGACTCGGGCACATCGACTGGCAGTCAGGCACCGCGTCCTCGCAGATCGCCATCTCCGCGATGATCATCTGGCGCTGGACCGGTAACAACGCCCTCATCTACCTGGCGGCGATGCAGGCGGTCCCCCGCGACCTCTACGCGGCGGCCTCGCTCGACGGCGCGAGCAGCTTCCAGCAGCTCACGAAGATCACGATCCCGGCGATCCGGCCGACGATCCTCTTCACCGTCATCATCTCCACCATCGGCGGCATGCAGGTCCTCGCCGAGCCGCTGCTCTTCGGCGGCGCCAGCCCCACCGGCGGCTCCGATCGGCAGTTCCAGACCCTCTCGCTCTACCTCTACGAGGTCGGGTTCAGCCGGTTCGACTTCGGCTACGCCTCGACCGCGGCGTGGGCCATGTTCGGCATCATCGTGATCGCCGCCCTGATCAACTACCTCATCACCAGCCGCCTGCGGAGGTCATAA
- a CDS encoding Fpg/Nei family DNA glycosylase: MPEGHTIHRLAARHRELFAGQRITVESPQGRFADGAGRLSGSVLRSTEAYGKHLLHHYDRGTVHIHLGLYGKFADGAGAAPAPVGQVRLRMRTRRNWLELRGPTACEIVDELQVKALVSRLGADPLRDDGDHEAAFERIRRSPTPLGALLLNQEIVAGTGLIFVTEVLYRAALLPTTPGRALTHEGWQGIWGDLRVLMALAVGTGRIDTVRDEHLPEAMGRAPRVDRHGGEVYVYRRTGQPCLVCGTPVRFAELAARNFYWCPVCQH; the protein is encoded by the coding sequence GTGCCTGAGGGACACACCATTCACCGGCTCGCCGCGCGCCACCGCGAGCTCTTCGCCGGACAGCGCATCACCGTGGAGAGCCCGCAGGGCCGGTTCGCCGACGGCGCCGGGCGGCTGTCCGGCTCGGTGCTGCGCTCCACCGAGGCTTATGGCAAGCATCTGCTGCATCACTACGATCGCGGCACGGTCCATATCCACCTGGGGCTCTACGGCAAGTTCGCCGACGGGGCCGGTGCTGCTCCGGCGCCGGTGGGTCAGGTGCGGCTGCGGATGCGTACCCGGCGGAATTGGCTGGAGCTGCGCGGCCCGACGGCGTGCGAGATCGTCGACGAGCTGCAGGTGAAGGCGCTCGTCTCGCGGCTCGGAGCCGATCCGCTGCGCGACGACGGCGATCACGAGGCGGCCTTCGAACGGATCCGGCGCAGCCCGACGCCGCTGGGCGCGCTCCTGCTCAACCAGGAGATCGTCGCCGGGACGGGGCTGATCTTCGTGACCGAGGTGCTCTACCGCGCGGCGTTGCTGCCGACGACTCCCGGCCGGGCGCTCACCCATGAGGGCTGGCAGGGGATCTGGGGAGATCTGCGGGTGCTGATGGCGCTCGCGGTCGGGACGGGGCGGATCGACACGGTCCGCGACGAGCACCTGCCCGAGGCGATGGGGCGCGCGCCCCGGGTCGACCGGCACGGTGGCGAGGTCTATGTCTATCGCCGCACCGGGCAGCCGTGCCTGGTCTGCGGCACCCCGGTCCGCTTCGCCGAACTCGCGGCCCGCAACTTCTACTGGTGCCCCGTCTGCCAGCACTGA
- a CDS encoding carbohydrate ABC transporter permease has protein sequence MYLCLIALAFFSGFPLYWSLVVASHDNSVLGQTPPPFGLGSNFFINIGRAFDTVPFAKALLNSFIVSTSITVSVVLFSTLAGFAFAKLKFRGRNALLLMIVATMMVPTQLGIIPLYMLMAKTAMIGTLYAVIVPSMVSAFGVFFMAQFLQEAVPNELLEAARADGCNTIRMFWHVVLPAARPAAAVLGMLTFMTAWNDFFWPLVVLTPEEPTVQVALSTLASGYVQDFSLSLTGTIIATVPLLVLFGLLGKHIIGGIMQGAVKG, from the coding sequence ATGTACCTGTGCTTGATCGCCCTGGCGTTCTTCTCCGGATTCCCGCTCTACTGGTCGCTCGTGGTCGCGTCGCACGACAACTCGGTGCTCGGCCAGACCCCGCCGCCCTTCGGCCTGGGCTCCAACTTCTTCATCAACATCGGCCGGGCCTTCGACACGGTCCCGTTCGCGAAGGCGCTGCTCAACTCCTTCATCGTCTCGACCTCCATCACCGTCAGCGTGGTGCTCTTCTCCACGCTCGCCGGGTTCGCCTTCGCGAAGCTGAAGTTCCGGGGCCGCAACGCCCTGCTGCTGATGATCGTGGCGACGATGATGGTACCGACGCAGCTCGGGATCATTCCGCTCTACATGCTGATGGCGAAGACCGCGATGATCGGGACCCTCTACGCGGTGATCGTGCCGAGCATGGTGAGCGCCTTCGGGGTCTTCTTCATGGCCCAGTTCCTGCAGGAAGCCGTACCCAACGAATTGCTCGAAGCCGCGCGGGCCGACGGCTGCAACACCATCCGGATGTTCTGGCACGTCGTGCTGCCGGCCGCTCGGCCGGCGGCGGCGGTCCTCGGGATGCTGACCTTCATGACGGCCTGGAACGACTTCTTCTGGCCGCTCGTCGTGCTCACCCCCGAGGAGCCCACGGTCCAGGTCGCTCTCTCGACCCTGGCCAGCGGTTATGTCCAGGACTTCTCGCTGTCGCTCACCGGAACCATCATCGCGACAGTGCCGCTGCTGGTGCTCTTCGGCCTGCTCGGCAAGCACATCATCGGAGGCATCATGCAAGGGGCGGTTAAGGGATGA
- a CDS encoding discoidin domain-containing protein: MQPRSPGIRSLKTWHWRAIAPAAVAALAASLIMIAPLTSANAADTLISQGKPVLASSLETAGDTAENAVDGNVGTRWASAHSDPQWIRIDLGATASISQVILRWEGAYATSFQIQTSADGTTGWTPIYTTTTGPGGLQTLNVTGSGRYIRMYGTVRANGYGYSLWEFQVYGSFGGTPPATCGTVNAALNQPATASSTENAQANPASAAVDGNAGTRWASIFADPQWLRVDLGSTKSICKVELVWEAAYATSFQIQTSADGTTGWTPIYTTTTGTGGTQSLDVTGSGRYIRMNGTARGSGYGYSLWEFRVFTGAGPSTSPSTQPSTSPSSSPPPQGNWTTIWSDDFNGAANTSPSAANWLLRTGTQYPGGAANWGTGEIETASASTANVYLDGNGKLNIKAIRDGAGAWTSGRIETQRLDFAPAPGELLKFSATLQQPNVANGLGYWPAFRATGAAYRGNYNNWPGVGETDIMSGVNGRSQSSNTLHCGTAPDGVCGEYNGRTSGLASCTGCQTGFHEYSQVIDRTKTDEEIRFYLDGFQTWVVRESQVGVAAWQAAIQHGFYLRFDLAIGGLYPNAIAGETVPTPNTTSGGILSVDTVSVSKQVGTTAPAMTDPAVPGGPSVVAVTGTQGNWQLRVGGQPWTVKGLTYGPPQAAADGYMRDLKNMGVNTIRTWGVDDANTPTLLNKAAQQGIKVIVGHWLNQGADYANDAAYKNATKTEIVNRVNALKNNPGVLMWDVGNEVILTMQDHGYTPAEVEARRIGYAKFVNELAVAIHAADPNHPVTSTDAYTFAWTYYKAYSPALDLLAVNSYGAVGNIKQDWINGNYSKPYIVTEAGPDGEWEVPNDINGVPTEPTDLQKKAMYTASWNTIIGHTGVALGATEFHYGLENDFGGVWLNTFTGGWRRTGYHSLKQAYTGTPSANTSPEINSMTVSNQTAVPAGGTFTVNVGVSDPQGDQIRYNLMFSNKHITGGTGFSNVRFTQTGNGAFTVTAPEQLGVWKVYVYAFDGQGNVGIEQKSFKVVPPTIPGTNIALGKTVTASSYQPTGTNGPQLPSYAVDNNYSTRWASEWLPTAWVQVDLGSVQTFNRVLLAWEAAYATGYQLQVSNDGTNWTNVYTTTSGNGGFDDITATATGRYVRVNGTAKATAYGYSLWEFGIYKN, translated from the coding sequence ATGCAACCCCGCTCCCCCGGCATAAGATCACTCAAAACCTGGCACTGGCGTGCCATAGCGCCCGCCGCGGTCGCGGCCCTCGCCGCCTCGCTGATCATGATCGCCCCGCTCACCTCGGCCAACGCCGCCGACACCCTCATCTCGCAGGGCAAGCCCGTGCTTGCGTCCTCCCTCGAGACCGCGGGCGACACCGCCGAGAACGCCGTCGACGGCAACGTCGGCACCCGCTGGGCCAGCGCCCACAGCGATCCGCAGTGGATCCGCATCGACCTCGGCGCCACCGCCAGCATCAGCCAGGTCATCCTGCGCTGGGAGGGCGCCTACGCGACGTCCTTCCAGATCCAGACGTCGGCCGACGGCACCACCGGCTGGACCCCGATCTACACCACGACCACCGGCCCCGGCGGGTTGCAGACCCTCAACGTGACCGGCAGCGGTCGCTACATCCGGATGTACGGCACGGTCCGGGCCAACGGCTACGGCTACTCCCTCTGGGAGTTCCAGGTCTACGGCTCCTTCGGCGGCACGCCGCCGGCGACCTGTGGCACCGTCAACGCCGCGCTGAACCAGCCGGCCACCGCCTCCTCCACCGAGAACGCCCAGGCCAACCCGGCCTCGGCAGCGGTCGACGGCAACGCGGGCACCCGCTGGGCCAGCATCTTCGCCGACCCGCAGTGGCTGCGCGTCGACCTCGGCAGCACCAAGTCGATCTGCAAGGTCGAGCTGGTGTGGGAGGCCGCCTACGCAACGAGCTTCCAGATCCAGACCTCGGCCGACGGCACCACCGGCTGGACCCCGATCTACACCACCACCACGGGCACAGGCGGCACGCAGTCGCTCGACGTGACCGGCTCCGGTCGCTACATCCGGATGAACGGCACAGCCCGGGGCAGCGGCTACGGCTACTCGCTGTGGGAGTTCCGGGTCTTCACCGGCGCCGGCCCCAGCACCTCGCCGAGCACGCAGCCGAGCACCTCCCCCAGCTCCTCGCCGCCGCCGCAGGGCAACTGGACGACGATCTGGAGCGACGACTTCAACGGCGCGGCCAACACCTCGCCGAGCGCGGCCAACTGGCTGCTCCGCACCGGTACGCAGTACCCGGGCGGTGCCGCCAACTGGGGCACCGGCGAGATCGAGACCGCCAGCGCCTCCACTGCCAACGTCTACCTCGACGGCAACGGCAAGCTCAACATCAAGGCGATCCGCGACGGTGCCGGTGCCTGGACCTCGGGCCGCATCGAGACCCAGCGCCTCGACTTCGCACCCGCCCCCGGTGAGCTGCTGAAGTTCTCCGCCACCCTGCAGCAGCCCAACGTGGCCAACGGCCTGGGCTACTGGCCCGCCTTCCGGGCCACCGGTGCCGCCTACCGGGGCAACTACAACAACTGGCCGGGCGTCGGCGAGACCGACATCATGAGCGGGGTCAACGGCCGCAGCCAGTCGTCGAACACCCTGCACTGCGGCACGGCGCCCGACGGCGTCTGCGGTGAGTACAACGGCCGCACCAGCGGACTGGCGAGCTGCACCGGCTGCCAGACCGGCTTCCACGAGTACTCCCAGGTCATCGACCGCACCAAGACCGACGAAGAGATCCGCTTCTACCTCGACGGCTTCCAGACCTGGGTCGTCCGGGAGAGCCAGGTCGGCGTCGCCGCCTGGCAGGCAGCCATCCAGCACGGCTTCTACCTCCGCTTCGACCTGGCGATCGGCGGCCTCTACCCCAACGCCATCGCCGGCGAGACGGTCCCCACGCCCAACACCACGTCGGGCGGCATCCTGAGCGTCGACACGGTCTCCGTGTCGAAGCAGGTCGGCACCACCGCGCCCGCGATGACCGACCCGGCCGTCCCCGGCGGTCCGAGTGTCGTCGCCGTCACCGGTACGCAGGGCAACTGGCAGCTGCGCGTCGGCGGCCAGCCGTGGACCGTCAAGGGCCTCACCTACGGCCCGCCGCAGGCGGCGGCCGACGGCTACATGCGCGACCTGAAGAACATGGGCGTCAACACGATCCGCACCTGGGGCGTGGATGACGCCAACACCCCCACGCTGCTCAACAAGGCGGCTCAGCAGGGCATCAAGGTGATCGTCGGGCACTGGCTCAACCAGGGCGCCGACTACGCCAACGACGCCGCATACAAGAACGCGACGAAGACCGAGATCGTCAACCGGGTCAACGCGCTCAAGAACAACCCGGGCGTCCTGATGTGGGACGTCGGCAACGAGGTCATCCTGACGATGCAGGACCACGGTTACACGCCGGCCGAGGTCGAGGCCCGCCGGATCGGCTACGCGAAGTTCGTCAACGAGCTCGCGGTCGCGATCCACGCGGCGGACCCCAACCACCCGGTCACGTCGACCGACGCCTACACGTTCGCCTGGACCTACTACAAGGCGTACTCCCCGGCGCTGGACCTGCTCGCGGTCAACTCCTACGGTGCCGTCGGCAACATCAAGCAGGACTGGATCAACGGCAACTACAGCAAGCCCTACATCGTCACCGAGGCCGGTCCGGACGGCGAGTGGGAGGTGCCCAACGACATCAACGGGGTGCCGACCGAGCCGACCGACCTGCAGAAGAAGGCGATGTACACGGCGAGCTGGAACACGATCATCGGACACACCGGGGTCGCCCTCGGCGCCACCGAGTTCCACTACGGCCTGGAGAACGACTTCGGCGGCGTCTGGCTCAACACCTTCACCGGTGGCTGGCGGCGTACGGGTTACCACTCGCTCAAGCAGGCCTACACGGGCACGCCCTCGGCGAACACCTCGCCGGAGATCAACAGCATGACCGTGAGCAACCAGACGGCCGTACCCGCCGGTGGCACCTTCACCGTCAACGTGGGCGTCAGCGACCCGCAGGGCGACCAGATCCGCTACAACCTGATGTTCAGCAACAAGCACATCACGGGCGGCACCGGTTTCAGCAACGTCCGGTTCACCCAGACCGGCAACGGTGCCTTCACGGTCACCGCACCGGAGCAGCTCGGGGTGTGGAAGGTGTACGTCTACGCCTTCGACGGCCAGGGCAACGTCGGCATCGAGCAGAAGTCCTTCAAGGTGGTGCCGCCGACGATCCCGGGCACGAACATCGCCCTGGGCAAGACGGTCACCGCGTCGAGCTACCAGCCGACCGGCACCAACGGGCCGCAGCTGCCCTCCTACGCCGTCGACAACAACTACTCGACCCGCTGGGCGAGCGAGTGGCTGCCGACCGCATGGGTCCAGGTCGACCTGGGTTCGGTGCAGACCTTCAACCGCGTGCTCCTCGCGTGGGAGGCGGCCTACGCCACCGGCTACCAGCTCCAGGTCTCCAACGACGGCACCAACTGGACGAACGTCTACACCACCACCAGCGGTAACGGTGGCTTCGACGACATCACCGCGACCGCCACCGGACGCTACGTCCGCGTGAACGGCACGGCGAAGGCGACCGCCTACGGCTACTCGCTGTGGGAGTTCGGCATCTACAAGAACTAG
- a CDS encoding ABC transporter substrate-binding protein encodes MRLINDGGIRRRRIVAVAGSLLAATLVMTTAACGSDSDTASNEKVKLTVATFGEFGYKALYTEYMAAHPNIEIVERITKTEDHQKNLAAHLATNSGAADIEAIEEGWVGQFTSQPGKFYDWMEYGGAELKSAWPAWKWQQASSPDGKVIGLGTDVGGMAMCYRKDLFAKAGLPTDRAEVSKLWPTWDEFIATGVKFEAAKPGAKFMDGPAVMYRSILGQQPVGIYDGDKVVVDSAPGVKTAWDLTIKAMNAGLSAKIAAWTPDWNTGMAKGTFATLACPSWMMAYIQTQAKDTAGKWDIADVPGGGGNWGGSFLTLPKQGKHVKEASELAKWLVAPEQQAKVFRAVGNFPSTVSLYEDSVIKDFKNPFFSDAPVGAIFSKSVKTMVPQYMGPKSGDVNTAVINGLTRVEQGKQTPDEAWTQVLKDVKALL; translated from the coding sequence ATGCGTCTCATCAACGACGGCGGGATCCGGCGTCGCCGGATCGTCGCCGTGGCGGGCTCCTTGCTCGCCGCCACCCTGGTTATGACGACTGCCGCCTGTGGTTCGGACTCGGACACCGCGAGCAACGAAAAAGTGAAGCTGACCGTCGCGACGTTCGGTGAGTTCGGGTATAAGGCGTTGTACACGGAGTACATGGCTGCGCATCCGAATATCGAGATCGTGGAGCGGATCACGAAGACCGAGGATCACCAGAAGAACCTGGCGGCGCACCTCGCCACGAATAGTGGTGCGGCGGATATCGAGGCGATCGAGGAGGGTTGGGTCGGTCAGTTCACGTCGCAGCCGGGGAAGTTCTATGACTGGATGGAGTACGGCGGGGCGGAGTTGAAGTCGGCGTGGCCGGCGTGGAAGTGGCAGCAGGCGTCGTCTCCGGATGGGAAGGTCATCGGTCTGGGTACGGATGTCGGCGGGATGGCGATGTGCTACCGCAAGGATCTGTTCGCGAAGGCGGGTCTGCCGACGGACCGGGCTGAGGTGTCGAAGCTGTGGCCGACGTGGGATGAGTTCATCGCGACGGGTGTGAAGTTCGAGGCGGCCAAGCCCGGTGCGAAGTTCATGGACGGTCCGGCGGTGATGTACCGGTCGATCCTGGGTCAGCAGCCGGTGGGTATCTACGACGGTGACAAGGTCGTGGTGGACAGCGCGCCGGGTGTGAAGACGGCGTGGGATCTGACGATCAAGGCGATGAACGCGGGGTTGTCGGCGAAGATCGCGGCGTGGACGCCGGACTGGAACACGGGTATGGCGAAGGGGACGTTCGCGACCCTGGCGTGCCCGTCGTGGATGATGGCGTATATCCAGACGCAGGCCAAGGACACCGCGGGTAAGTGGGACATCGCTGATGTGCCCGGTGGTGGCGGTAACTGGGGCGGTAGCTTCCTGACGCTGCCCAAGCAGGGCAAGCACGTCAAGGAGGCCAGTGAGTTGGCGAAGTGGCTGGTGGCTCCGGAGCAGCAGGCGAAGGTGTTCCGCGCGGTCGGCAACTTCCCGTCGACGGTGTCGCTGTACGAGGACTCGGTGATCAAGGACTTCAAGAACCCGTTCTTCTCCGACGCCCCGGTCGGCGCGATCTTCTCCAAGAGTGTCAAGACGATGGTGCCGCAGTACATGGGCCCGAAGTCCGGTGACGTCAACACCGCGGTCATCAACGGCCTGACCCGTGTCGAGCAGGGCAAGCAGACCCCCGACGAGGCCTGGACCCAGGTCCTCAAGGACGTCAAGGCCCTCCTGTAA
- a CDS encoding GH1 family beta-glucosidase has product MTITQEHVEVDLLRFPTGFRWGAATASYQIEGAAQEDGRQPSIWDTFARTPGRVFRGHTGDVACEHYHRYREDVALMAELGLGTYRLSMAWPRVKPDGSGPVNIRGLDFYDRLIDELLAHGIDPMITLYHWDLPQTLEDAGGWTNRDTAYHLADYASAAIGRLGDRVATWTTLNEPWCSAFLGYASGDHAPGRQEPTSAYLAAHHLMLGHGLATQALRAGGAREVSYTVNLSRVSPLDPADHHDVAAATLIDGLQNRLFLDPLLKGSYPADMLRLFDRFGARHAISDGDLAIISSPIDLLGVNYYQPALIAAQVGSPGNKVYPGSEGTIDAPHGLPVTDMDWPVDATGLSDLLLRLSADYPGTPMMITENGAAYVDTVVDGRVADIERIAYLDGHLRAVHTAIQGGADMRGYLAWSLLDNYEWGYGYGKRFGLVRVDYDTQQRIPKDSAYWYANVIRQNGLTAE; this is encoded by the coding sequence ATGACCATCACGCAGGAGCACGTCGAGGTCGATCTGCTGCGCTTCCCCACGGGTTTCCGGTGGGGTGCGGCGACCGCCTCCTACCAGATCGAGGGCGCGGCGCAGGAGGACGGCAGGCAGCCGTCGATCTGGGACACCTTCGCCCGGACGCCGGGCCGGGTCTTCCGCGGCCACACCGGTGACGTCGCGTGCGAGCACTACCACCGCTACCGCGAGGATGTCGCGCTCATGGCCGAGCTGGGCCTGGGCACCTACCGCCTCTCGATGGCGTGGCCGCGGGTCAAGCCCGACGGTTCCGGCCCGGTCAACATCCGCGGCCTGGACTTCTACGACCGGCTCATCGACGAGCTGCTGGCACACGGCATCGACCCGATGATCACGCTTTACCACTGGGATCTGCCGCAGACCCTCGAGGACGCGGGCGGCTGGACCAACCGGGACACCGCCTACCACCTGGCGGACTACGCCTCGGCGGCGATCGGCCGCCTCGGTGACCGGGTCGCGACGTGGACCACGCTCAACGAGCCGTGGTGCTCGGCGTTCCTCGGCTACGCCAGCGGCGACCACGCGCCCGGGCGGCAGGAGCCGACCTCGGCCTACCTGGCCGCGCACCACCTGATGCTGGGCCACGGCCTGGCGACGCAGGCGTTGCGGGCGGGAGGCGCGCGGGAGGTCTCCTACACCGTCAACCTGAGCCGGGTCAGCCCGCTCGACCCGGCCGACCACCACGACGTGGCGGCGGCGACGCTCATCGACGGACTGCAGAACCGGCTCTTCCTGGACCCGCTGCTCAAGGGGTCCTACCCGGCCGACATGCTGCGGCTCTTCGACCGCTTCGGTGCTCGGCACGCGATCTCCGACGGCGATCTCGCGATCATCTCGTCCCCGATCGATCTGCTGGGGGTCAACTACTACCAGCCCGCGCTGATCGCGGCGCAGGTCGGGTCGCCGGGCAACAAGGTCTACCCGGGCAGCGAGGGCACGATCGACGCGCCGCACGGCCTGCCGGTCACCGACATGGACTGGCCGGTCGACGCGACCGGCCTGTCCGACCTGCTGCTGCGCCTGTCGGCGGATTATCCGGGTACGCCGATGATGATCACCGAGAACGGTGCCGCCTATGTGGACACCGTGGTCGACGGGCGGGTCGCCGACATCGAGCGGATCGCCTACCTCGACGGTCACCTGCGGGCGGTGCACACCGCGATCCAGGGCGGCGCGGACATGCGGGGGTACCTCGCCTGGTCGCTGCTGGACAACTACGAGTGGGGCTACGGCTACGGCAAGCGGTTCGGCCTCGTGCGGGTCGATTACGACACCCAGCAGCGCATCCCCAAGGACAGCGCCTACTGGTACGCCAACGTGATCCGCCAGAACGGCCTCACCGCGGAGTAG
- a CDS encoding LacI family DNA-binding transcriptional regulator, with protein sequence MSNDVTPAPRLPTLEDVALAAGVSRATVSRVINNTRNVDPALHTTVWEAVAATGYVPNKAARSLVTRRAGAVALVISEGESRTADDPFMGRFLGDPFFGRVVWGTLSVLSPAGLHLPLKLAGNDESRTQLIGELRQGHFDGALVISLHPQDTFPRQLTEANVPSVLFGRPAEPLPISYVDIDHAVAARLAADALMQRGCRSIATISGSLDMPAGHDRLTAFRSAMAQRGYAYIPSIEGNYTQESGERAMERLLVEHPEVDGLFVANDLMAQGALMVLRDHGKRVPGDVAVVGFDDSSAALASRPPLTTVRQPVEEMAAEMARLLLAQIDAPEHRTTSVIFEPTLVARQSA encoded by the coding sequence ATGAGCAATGACGTGACCCCCGCGCCGCGGCTGCCAACCCTCGAGGATGTGGCGTTGGCGGCCGGAGTCTCCCGGGCCACCGTCTCGCGCGTCATCAACAACACGCGCAACGTCGATCCCGCCCTGCACACGACCGTCTGGGAGGCGGTCGCAGCCACCGGATACGTGCCCAACAAGGCAGCCCGCTCTCTCGTGACCCGCCGCGCCGGAGCCGTCGCGCTGGTCATCTCCGAGGGCGAGAGCCGCACCGCCGACGACCCCTTCATGGGGCGCTTCCTCGGCGACCCCTTCTTCGGCCGCGTCGTCTGGGGCACCCTCAGCGTCCTCAGCCCGGCCGGGCTGCACCTGCCGCTGAAGCTCGCCGGCAACGACGAGTCACGCACGCAGCTCATCGGTGAGCTGCGCCAGGGCCACTTCGACGGTGCCCTCGTCATCTCGCTGCACCCGCAGGACACCTTTCCGCGACAGCTCACCGAGGCCAACGTGCCGTCGGTGCTCTTCGGCCGGCCCGCCGAACCGCTGCCGATCAGCTATGTCGACATCGACCATGCCGTCGCCGCTCGGCTCGCCGCCGACGCGTTGATGCAGCGTGGCTGCCGTTCGATCGCGACGATCTCCGGATCGCTGGACATGCCCGCCGGTCACGACCGGCTGACCGCTTTCCGGTCGGCGATGGCACAGCGGGGGTATGCGTACATCCCCTCCATCGAGGGGAACTACACCCAGGAGAGCGGCGAGCGGGCGATGGAGCGGCTCCTCGTCGAGCATCCCGAGGTGGACGGGCTGTTCGTCGCCAACGACCTCATGGCTCAGGGCGCCCTGATGGTGCTTCGTGATCATGGGAAACGCGTTCCTGGGGATGTCGCCGTGGTCGGCTTCGACGACTCCAGCGCCGCGCTCGCCAGCCGGCCGCCGTTGACCACGGTGCGGCAGCCGGTCGAGGAGATGGCTGCGGAAATGGCTCGGCTGCTGCTGGCGCAGATCGATGCGCCCGAGCATCGGACCACTTCGGTGATCTTTGAACCCACGTTGGTCGCCCGCCAGTCGGCTTAG